A part of Amycolatopsis camponoti genomic DNA contains:
- a CDS encoding R2-like ligand-binding oxidase produces the protein MSLTRDIEPRRHLGFGGGARIARRPDPVPRQLFNDGNAAFWNPGDIDLSRDEADFAALTPDERRLTCLFVANLISIGESALQDLQPFVTAMASESGRDDETYLTQLVFEEAKHAQAFRAWLDAVGMGDCLPWFTEGGDVRRQNFLEELAWSLYALTDDHSPAAQIRAAVTHHHVVEGCLALACYTAAARICRSRGIFPGLLRIIEHIAADERRHVAWGTFTCRRHVAADDANWAIVLQRTQELLPLATRMIGEMLAPFGPGAPFGVSMQGLMASALSDVGRRLDSVALARGRRPDEIGRDHAPIRLEHEIGREGGRAPGEDDRGTVVALRRQL, from the coding sequence ATGTCCCTCACCCGCGATATCGAGCCCCGCCGCCACCTCGGGTTCGGCGGCGGCGCCCGCATCGCGCGCCGGCCGGACCCGGTCCCCCGGCAGCTCTTCAACGACGGCAACGCGGCGTTCTGGAACCCCGGCGACATCGACCTCAGCCGCGACGAAGCGGACTTCGCCGCTTTGACTCCCGACGAGCGCCGCCTCACCTGCCTGTTCGTGGCCAACCTCATCTCGATCGGCGAGTCGGCGCTCCAGGACCTGCAGCCGTTCGTGACGGCGATGGCCAGCGAAAGCGGGCGGGACGACGAGACCTACCTGACGCAGCTCGTGTTCGAGGAGGCCAAGCACGCCCAGGCGTTCCGCGCGTGGCTCGACGCGGTCGGCATGGGCGACTGCCTGCCGTGGTTCACCGAGGGCGGGGATGTTCGCCGTCAGAACTTCCTCGAAGAGCTCGCCTGGTCGCTGTACGCGCTCACCGACGACCACTCGCCCGCCGCGCAGATCCGCGCCGCGGTGACGCACCACCACGTCGTCGAAGGCTGCCTGGCCTTGGCCTGCTACACCGCCGCGGCGCGGATCTGCCGCAGCCGCGGCATCTTCCCCGGCCTGCTCCGCATCATCGAGCACATCGCGGCCGACGAACGCCGGCACGTCGCCTGGGGCACGTTCACCTGCCGCCGGCACGTCGCGGCCGACGACGCGAACTGGGCCATCGTCCTGCAGCGCACGCAGGAACTGCTGCCGCTCGCCACCCGGATGATCGGCGAGATGCTGGCGCCGTTCGGCCCGGGCGCGCCGTTCGGGGTCAGCATGCAGGGACTGATGGCCTCCGCGCTGAGCGACGTCGGCCGCCGCCTCGACTCGGTCGCGCTGGCCCGCGGGCGCCGCCCCGACGAGATCGGCCGCGACCACGCGCCGATCCGCCTGGAGCACGAGATCGGGCGGGAAGGCGGCCGCGCACCCGGCGAGGACGACCGCGGGACCGTCGTCGCACTCAGGCGTCAGCTGTGA
- a CDS encoding sensor histidine kinase: MAADGQTVPGGLPVARVMVTVRLAVALSVVLLLVTGGDDARRHLPLVVVTLSVASGYAVVVAANPRWELSASPGAWLLTALDSVFTLLTIAMTGAATSPAVAILVLVVTAAAIRLPLGPTVVLALGLGGAYLAVALLVDPGFTTWPERRLQGLWWAGYLLLTGLLGASLSRLVEREREAGIAARVEALAGHAAAEEERDLRRRLLESYQSQQDGLAILLHEFRTPVISLRALARGLATDGALAPADRETGSRLIAEHANHLSDMLDALGDVAASRRPAFGTGRSRPVELRTLVLAAADAAGLRPPRLRVHLDDALTVTTDPQRLRRVLTNLLENAARHGEGKPVDVEAEVTEGRLLLRVLDRGSGVDAGHLAKLTGKFTAAGSNRGTAGLGLWIVEQIVQALGGRVAFRNRTGGGLVAEVAIPAD; this comes from the coding sequence ATGGCGGCCGACGGGCAAACCGTGCCGGGTGGGCTGCCGGTCGCCCGGGTGATGGTGACCGTGCGGCTCGCGGTCGCGCTGTCGGTGGTCCTGCTGCTGGTCACCGGCGGCGACGACGCCCGGCGGCACCTTCCGCTGGTCGTCGTGACCCTCTCCGTCGCTTCCGGCTACGCCGTCGTCGTCGCGGCGAACCCGCGCTGGGAGCTGTCCGCCTCGCCGGGAGCCTGGCTGCTCACCGCGCTCGACTCGGTCTTCACCCTGCTCACGATCGCCATGACCGGCGCGGCGACCAGCCCGGCGGTGGCGATCCTGGTGCTCGTCGTCACCGCCGCGGCCATCCGCCTGCCCCTCGGCCCCACCGTGGTGCTCGCCCTCGGGCTCGGCGGCGCCTACCTGGCCGTGGCGCTGCTGGTCGACCCGGGTTTCACCACGTGGCCGGAGCGCCGGCTCCAGGGTCTCTGGTGGGCGGGCTACCTGCTCCTCACCGGCCTGCTCGGCGCCAGCCTGTCCCGGCTGGTCGAGCGCGAGCGGGAAGCCGGGATCGCCGCCCGGGTGGAGGCGCTGGCCGGGCACGCCGCGGCCGAGGAAGAACGCGATCTGCGGCGGCGGCTCCTCGAGTCGTACCAGTCCCAGCAGGACGGTCTCGCGATCCTCCTGCACGAATTCCGCACGCCCGTGATCTCCCTCCGCGCGCTGGCCCGGGGGCTCGCCACCGACGGCGCGCTCGCCCCGGCCGACCGCGAGACGGGCAGCCGGCTGATCGCCGAGCACGCGAACCACCTCTCCGACATGCTCGACGCCCTGGGCGACGTCGCGGCGAGCCGCCGTCCGGCCTTCGGCACCGGCCGGTCCCGGCCGGTGGAGCTGCGGACCCTGGTGCTGGCCGCCGCGGACGCGGCCGGACTCCGGCCGCCGCGGCTGCGGGTGCACCTCGACGACGCGCTGACCGTCACCACCGACCCCCAGCGGTTGCGCCGCGTGCTCACGAACCTGCTCGAGAACGCCGCGCGGCACGGTGAAGGCAAGCCCGTCGACGTCGAGGCCGAAGTCACCGAGGGCCGGCTCCTGCTGCGGGTGCTCGACCGGGGCTCCGGGGTGGACGCCGGCCACCTCGCCAAGCTGACCGGCAAGTTCACCGCGGCCGGGTCGAACCGCGGTACCGCCGGCCTCGGCCTCTGGATCGTCGAACAGATCGTGCAGGCGCTCGGCGGCCGCGTCGCTTTCCGGAACCGCACGGGCGGCGGGCTGGTCGCCGAGGTGGCGATCCCGGCGGACTGA
- a CDS encoding response regulator transcription factor, with amino-acid sequence MTDRRLVVVVVDDHELFARGLALLLTTNAGDRFEVGGTTTHVEEAPALVESCAADLALVDLAMPPLGGAAAIRQIKRRRPATRVLALSGSDDLELAEQALRAGADGYLTKSADPEVLVAPLLTVAAGFRVLEGDLLDALLTTTRKPPETLLDTLDSQDLRLWALLARGLETQDIATRMLVSERTAKRMVASLLNRIGAANRVEAAGLAGAYGLLDHDPADRPQ; translated from the coding sequence GTGACGGATCGGCGCCTGGTGGTCGTGGTCGTGGACGACCACGAGCTGTTCGCCAGAGGGCTGGCGCTGCTGCTGACGACCAACGCCGGTGACCGCTTCGAGGTGGGCGGCACCACCACGCACGTCGAAGAGGCGCCCGCGCTGGTCGAGTCCTGTGCGGCCGATCTCGCGCTCGTCGACCTGGCCATGCCGCCCCTGGGCGGCGCGGCCGCGATCCGCCAGATCAAGCGGCGCCGGCCGGCCACCCGCGTGCTCGCACTGTCCGGATCGGACGATCTGGAGCTCGCCGAGCAGGCCCTGCGCGCCGGAGCGGACGGCTACCTCACCAAGTCGGCCGACCCGGAGGTCCTCGTCGCGCCGTTGCTGACCGTGGCCGCCGGGTTCCGGGTCCTCGAAGGCGACCTGCTCGACGCACTGCTGACCACGACCCGCAAGCCGCCGGAAACGCTGCTGGACACGCTCGACTCCCAGGACCTGCGGCTGTGGGCGCTGCTCGCCCGCGGCCTGGAGACCCAGGACATCGCCACCCGGATGCTGGTCTCCGAACGCACGGCCAAGCGCATGGTCGCCTCGTTGCTGAACCGGATCGGCGCGGCCAACCGGGTCGAAGCCGCCGGGCTGGCCGGTGCCTACGGCCTGCTCGACCACGACCCGGCGGACCGTCCACAGTAG
- a CDS encoding MlaE family ABC transporter permease, which translates to MTATKPAPSRRWSAGAQRPLVEAGEIVHLLGRVLWLAIRHPFGYWGEVRDLMFETLRRCWLPVIISTTALGFAGPGMQGGSLYSVLGIPDRLGSFLLMASVREFAPWIDAMIVAGVMGTAIAADLGARRIREEIDAMEVLGVDPVRTLVLPRIIAVTLMTGLLEVFALVCGVIGGYIAAVPIFGATGAAFIGNFWSNATTTDMWGSIVKTLAFGLILSVVCCYKGLNAQGGPIGVGRAVNQAVVISFASIWIFNYVYTSALLGLNPDMQVFK; encoded by the coding sequence GTGACCGCAACGAAACCCGCACCCTCGCGCCGGTGGAGCGCCGGGGCGCAGCGGCCGTTGGTCGAGGCCGGGGAGATCGTCCACCTGCTCGGCCGCGTGCTCTGGCTCGCGATCCGCCACCCGTTCGGGTACTGGGGTGAAGTCCGCGACCTGATGTTCGAGACGCTTCGCCGGTGCTGGCTGCCGGTCATCATTTCCACGACCGCGCTCGGCTTCGCCGGCCCCGGCATGCAGGGCGGCAGCCTCTACAGCGTGCTCGGCATCCCCGACCGCCTCGGCTCCTTCCTGCTGATGGCCAGCGTCCGCGAGTTCGCGCCGTGGATCGACGCGATGATCGTCGCCGGGGTGATGGGCACGGCCATCGCCGCCGACCTCGGCGCGCGGCGGATCCGCGAGGAGATCGACGCCATGGAGGTCCTCGGCGTCGATCCGGTCCGGACCCTCGTGCTGCCGCGGATCATCGCGGTCACCTTGATGACCGGCCTGCTGGAAGTGTTCGCGCTGGTGTGCGGCGTGATAGGCGGCTACATCGCGGCGGTGCCGATCTTCGGCGCGACCGGTGCGGCCTTCATCGGGAACTTCTGGTCCAACGCGACCACCACGGACATGTGGGGCAGCATCGTGAAGACCCTCGCGTTCGGCCTGATCCTGTCGGTCGTCTGCTGCTACAAGGGGTTGAACGCGCAAGGCGGCCCGATCGGCGTCGGCCGCGCGGTCAACCAGGCGGTGGTCATCTCGTTCGCCTCGATCTGGATCTTCAACTACGTCTACACGTCCGCGCTCCTCGGGCTGAACCCCGACATGCAGGTCTTCAAGTGA
- a CDS encoding ABC transporter permease yields the protein MTTPTGRTKTPDVVITFGGMAGKLRDAVAAGGDIMKFAGRTVRSLPDLRHHVTEVFAQAGILILSSGIIVWLMQFVVGTMCATEASYTLKQVGAPIYSAVFNDVCGLREMSVYMWAYIFAAKVGCGLVAEIGSMRIAEEIDALEVLGIKSRSYLVGTRIAAAWLCMPFLYIVGLGLMFISMHLVTVYQLGTVSSGGYSFVFWLFQNPYDLMAAISKMIAMGTIIIFVGCYYGYNASGGPVGVGRNTAKSMMLNMVLIHVVGLLGTWFFWGSYPNMPIGN from the coding sequence ATGACCACACCGACGGGCCGTACGAAGACACCCGACGTCGTCATCACCTTCGGCGGCATGGCGGGGAAACTGCGCGACGCCGTCGCGGCCGGCGGCGACATCATGAAGTTCGCCGGCCGCACCGTGCGCAGCCTGCCGGACCTGCGGCACCACGTCACGGAAGTGTTCGCCCAGGCGGGAATCCTGATCCTGTCGAGCGGCATCATCGTCTGGCTGATGCAGTTCGTCGTCGGCACCATGTGCGCGACCGAGGCCAGCTACACCCTCAAGCAGGTCGGTGCCCCGATCTACTCCGCGGTGTTCAACGACGTCTGCGGCCTGCGCGAGATGTCGGTCTACATGTGGGCCTACATCTTCGCGGCGAAGGTCGGCTGCGGGCTCGTCGCGGAAATCGGGTCGATGCGCATCGCCGAAGAGATCGACGCGCTGGAGGTGCTGGGCATCAAGTCCCGCAGCTACCTCGTGGGCACCCGGATCGCCGCCGCCTGGCTGTGCATGCCCTTCCTGTACATCGTCGGGCTCGGCCTGATGTTCATCTCGATGCACCTGGTGACGGTCTACCAATTGGGCACGGTCTCCAGCGGTGGCTATTCCTTCGTTTTCTGGCTGTTCCAGAACCCCTACGACCTGATGGCCGCCATTTCGAAGATGATCGCGATGGGCACCATCATCATCTTCGTCGGTTGTTACTACGGCTACAACGCTTCCGGCGGGCCGGTCGGCGTCGGGAGAAACACGGCGAAATCGATGATGCTCAACATGGTGCTCATCCACGTCGTCGGGTTGCTCGGCACGTGGTTCTTCTGGGGCTCCTACCCGAACATGCCGATCGGCAACTGA
- a CDS encoding ABC transporter ATP-binding protein has product MVTGMNGTAVDTIGPAERVHTMEVRDVHKSFGSFDVLKGLNLEFADNAITTILGPSGTGKSVLIKHLVGLLEPDRGEVRIFGRDIWKISERERYELRKRFGVLFQDGALFGSMNIFDNTAFPLRKHTDMGEDEIEAKVNQRLKEVGLERSSYKYPNEVSGGMRKRAGFARALVMNPDIVLFDEPDSGLDPVRTSLLNDLILDMHQEYRGTYLLVTHDIRTARKVSDYVGVIWKGQVVHYGPTEEAFNSPDPFVRQFLSGDSAGPLGMD; this is encoded by the coding sequence ATGGTCACCGGGATGAACGGGACGGCCGTCGACACGATCGGGCCGGCGGAGCGCGTGCACACGATGGAGGTGCGCGACGTCCACAAGTCCTTCGGCAGCTTCGACGTGCTGAAGGGGCTCAACCTGGAGTTCGCCGACAACGCGATCACCACCATTCTCGGCCCGTCCGGGACCGGGAAGAGCGTGCTCATCAAGCACCTCGTCGGCCTGCTCGAGCCGGACCGGGGCGAGGTGCGGATCTTCGGCCGCGACATCTGGAAGATCAGCGAACGGGAACGCTACGAACTGCGCAAGCGGTTCGGTGTCCTGTTCCAGGACGGCGCGCTGTTCGGGTCGATGAACATCTTCGACAACACGGCTTTCCCGCTGCGCAAGCACACCGACATGGGCGAGGACGAGATCGAGGCGAAAGTCAACCAGCGGCTCAAGGAAGTCGGTCTCGAACGGTCCTCCTACAAGTACCCCAACGAGGTCTCCGGCGGCATGCGCAAACGGGCCGGCTTCGCGCGGGCGCTGGTGATGAACCCCGACATCGTCTTGTTCGACGAGCCCGACTCGGGGCTCGATCCGGTCCGCACCAGCCTGCTCAACGACCTGATCCTCGACATGCACCAGGAGTACCGCGGGACCTACCTGCTGGTGACGCACGACATCCGCACCGCGCGCAAGGTCAGCGACTACGTCGGGGTCATCTGGAAGGGCCAGGTCGTCCACTACGGACCGACCGAGGAAGCCTTCAACTCCCCGGACCCGTTCGTCCGCCAGTTCCTCTCCGGCGACTCCGCCGGACCGCTGGGAATGGACTGA
- a CDS encoding MlaD family protein has translation MRRIPLLVLGVAAVAAAALLIAPGDDDYPANVVLPSATGLIAGSKVLVNGFDAGQVDDVSIKDGRAQVTMRLTKDFAPLHSGASAGIVWKAVLGERQLDVRDGPKANPVIPPGGTLDGKVSDPVEMDKVLAALDPATRAHLSSLVQGLDRTVGGNETDLRQTVQKAGPTVEALGGVLRAVGSDGPAIKALAGQLNGMVTTLVNRDQQVRAIVSGLSGATAAAAQQREQLRAALRKLPGTLGTADRTLADVPGTVDKAVPLLEDLRPATDRLPAVARTLRPVLADLRPTVAQLRPTLGSLGTLLQFTPGLLESAHGALPGTDSAVNSLTPALSFLRPYTPEVVGWLSNWGSSAANYDSNGHYMRVNIPAGLSSFDNNPGVMPPGMASDPFPAPGAIAGQPWTDAFGSGVR, from the coding sequence ATGCGCAGAATTCCTCTCCTCGTGCTGGGGGTGGCCGCGGTGGCGGCCGCCGCGCTGCTGATCGCCCCGGGCGACGACGACTACCCGGCGAACGTGGTGCTGCCGTCGGCGACCGGCCTGATCGCCGGCAGCAAGGTCCTCGTGAACGGGTTCGACGCCGGGCAGGTCGACGACGTGTCCATCAAGGACGGACGGGCGCAGGTCACCATGCGGCTGACCAAGGACTTCGCGCCGCTGCACTCCGGTGCCTCGGCGGGCATCGTGTGGAAGGCCGTGCTCGGTGAGCGGCAGCTCGACGTCCGGGACGGCCCGAAGGCGAACCCGGTCATCCCGCCGGGCGGCACGCTCGACGGCAAGGTGTCCGACCCGGTCGAGATGGACAAGGTGCTGGCCGCGCTCGACCCCGCCACTCGCGCCCACCTCAGTTCGCTGGTCCAGGGCCTCGACCGCACCGTCGGGGGCAACGAGACCGACCTCCGCCAGACCGTCCAGAAGGCGGGCCCGACAGTGGAAGCGCTCGGCGGGGTGCTGCGCGCCGTCGGCTCGGACGGACCGGCGATCAAGGCGCTGGCCGGCCAGCTCAACGGCATGGTCACCACGTTGGTGAACCGTGATCAGCAGGTGCGCGCCATCGTTTCCGGGCTGTCCGGCGCCACCGCGGCCGCCGCGCAGCAGCGGGAACAGCTGCGCGCGGCGCTGCGGAAGCTGCCCGGCACCCTGGGGACCGCGGACCGGACGCTGGCCGACGTGCCCGGCACGGTCGACAAAGCGGTGCCGTTGCTGGAGGATCTCCGCCCGGCGACCGACCGCCTGCCCGCCGTGGCCCGGACCCTGCGCCCGGTGCTCGCGGACCTCCGCCCGACCGTGGCGCAGCTGCGGCCCACGCTGGGTTCGCTCGGCACGCTGCTGCAGTTCACCCCGGGCCTGCTCGAGAGCGCCCACGGTGCCCTGCCCGGCACGGACTCGGCGGTGAATTCGCTGACGCCCGCGCTGAGCTTCCTGCGGCCCTACACGCCCGAAGTGGTCGGGTGGTTGTCGAACTGGGGCTCCTCGGCCGCCAACTACGACAGCAACGGCCACTACATGCGCGTCAACATCCCGGCCGGCCTCTCGAGTTTCGACAACAACCCGGGGGTCATGCCGCCCGGGATGGCCAGCGACCCGTTCCCGGCCCCCGGCGCGATCGCCGGGCAGCCGTGGACCGACGCGTTCGGGAGCGGAGTCCGATGA
- a CDS encoding MlaD family protein, giving the protein MRTRRKIQAVLATTAVAAAVAGAAVTNTGSGEQPDKLTIAAEFADASPLVVGNDVKVKGVTVGEVAGMSVHDAKAIVTLEVDGMALPLHQDARATVRPVSLLGERYVDLDRGSPSAPLLNDGDVLPIKQTGQATDLDQVLNTIDDPTGQSLAALVTMLGQGMQGNGANAQASIKALASSMQDTDGLVKLLGQQNQLLTDLVDHVEPVAGALAADNGKTLGDLVESSRQVLGVTAENQEGLDASLAELPGTLAAARDTLSELTGTAKATTPVLEGMRPTTDNLSAVSDELRKFSESADPALTSAKPVLERAEKLMDAARPVVEELRKAGPGLRGTVAGANPLTAQLTGNIENVLNFFRFWAMSTNGWDGLSHYFRGQAIIHPEEITGLLPSLTGTPPPPTIPGKQATPSPIPGLPGALGSGLLDTKSLVAPDGGVTGLNERQESGVLQFLLGGS; this is encoded by the coding sequence ATGAGGACACGGCGGAAGATCCAGGCCGTGCTGGCCACGACCGCGGTGGCGGCGGCCGTGGCGGGCGCCGCGGTCACGAACACCGGCTCCGGCGAGCAGCCGGACAAGCTGACCATCGCCGCGGAGTTCGCCGACGCGAGCCCGCTGGTCGTCGGCAACGACGTGAAGGTCAAGGGCGTCACCGTCGGCGAGGTGGCCGGCATGAGCGTCCACGACGCCAAGGCGATCGTCACCCTCGAAGTCGACGGCATGGCCCTGCCGCTGCACCAGGACGCCCGGGCCACCGTGCGCCCGGTCAGCCTGCTGGGGGAGCGCTACGTCGACCTCGATCGCGGCAGCCCTTCGGCGCCGCTGCTGAACGACGGTGACGTGCTGCCGATCAAGCAGACCGGGCAGGCGACCGACCTCGACCAGGTGCTGAACACCATCGACGACCCGACCGGGCAGTCGCTCGCCGCGCTGGTCACGATGCTGGGCCAGGGCATGCAGGGCAACGGCGCCAACGCGCAGGCTTCGATCAAGGCGCTCGCGTCGTCGATGCAGGACACCGACGGGCTGGTGAAGCTGCTGGGGCAGCAGAACCAGCTGCTCACCGACCTCGTCGACCACGTGGAGCCGGTCGCGGGCGCACTGGCCGCCGACAACGGCAAGACCCTGGGCGACCTGGTCGAGTCGTCGCGTCAGGTCCTCGGTGTCACGGCCGAGAACCAGGAGGGCCTCGACGCCTCGCTCGCCGAACTGCCGGGCACGCTGGCCGCCGCGCGCGACACCCTCTCCGAGCTGACCGGCACGGCCAAGGCCACCACGCCCGTGCTCGAAGGAATGCGGCCGACGACCGACAACCTCTCCGCCGTCAGCGACGAACTGCGCAAGTTCAGCGAGTCGGCGGATCCGGCGCTGACGAGCGCGAAGCCCGTCCTGGAGCGCGCCGAGAAGCTGATGGACGCGGCGCGCCCGGTCGTGGAGGAGCTCCGCAAGGCCGGCCCGGGCTTGCGTGGCACGGTCGCCGGGGCGAACCCACTCACCGCGCAGCTGACCGGCAACATCGAAAACGTCCTGAACTTCTTCCGGTTCTGGGCGATGTCGACCAACGGCTGGGACGGCCTTTCGCACTACTTCCGCGGCCAGGCGATCATCCACCCCGAGGAGATCACCGGGCTGCTGCCGTCCCTGACCGGAACCCCGCCGCCGCCGACGATTCCGGGCAAGCAGGCCACTCCGTCGCCGATTCCCGGGCTCCCCGGAGCGCTCGGCTCGGGCCTGCTCGACACGAAGTCCCTCGTCGCGCCGGACGGCGGCGTGACCGGGCTCAACGAGCGCCAGGAGAGCGGCGTTCTCCAGTTCCTGCTCGGAGGTTCCTGA
- a CDS encoding MlaD family protein has translation MAKRRSRKFRSVSTGVVVLVVFALALQLALTADKGLPGATYTLVDADVSDVGALRPGDDVRVASVRVGRVKDIRLVAGAPRVTLQLDGTREVYRDASAEAKTVTVASRSALGQKYIALTPGKPEAGKLGPAEVIPAKRTAGSQELSDLLDVLDAPTRTALGSTVREVGGGAGGHAQDLQDALKAAPQMLPDLATVSNALSANDGADLTALLTTADRLSTRFAGRQEQLSELLGRLDTTMRAVAVDDGKPLDDVVQRAPGTLQAARAGLQSLQAPLKDLHAGMAQLVPGARALGQATPDLRGVLREAVPPLGKVPDVGKQAEPALTDLTKTVDDARPLAPRLTQTFGSADQFLRVLAPYAPEVSGWFTNWAAALSHGDANGHFLRLYLLFSEESVLGQGGLRDPLVARNPYPAPGQAAHDARKIPGGNR, from the coding sequence ATGGCCAAGCGCCGGTCGCGCAAGTTCCGCTCGGTGTCCACGGGCGTCGTGGTGCTGGTGGTGTTCGCGCTCGCGCTGCAGCTCGCGCTCACCGCGGACAAGGGGTTGCCGGGGGCGACCTACACGCTCGTCGACGCCGACGTCTCGGACGTGGGCGCGCTCCGCCCCGGTGACGACGTGCGTGTCGCCAGCGTCCGCGTCGGCCGCGTCAAGGACATCCGGCTGGTCGCCGGGGCCCCGAGGGTGACGCTGCAGCTCGACGGCACGCGGGAGGTCTACCGAGACGCGTCGGCCGAGGCCAAGACCGTCACGGTGGCGTCGCGGTCGGCGCTGGGACAGAAGTACATCGCGCTGACCCCGGGCAAGCCCGAGGCGGGGAAGCTCGGTCCGGCGGAGGTGATCCCGGCCAAGCGGACGGCGGGCTCGCAGGAGCTGAGTGACCTGCTGGACGTGCTCGACGCGCCGACGCGGACCGCGCTCGGCTCGACCGTCCGGGAAGTGGGCGGCGGCGCCGGTGGGCACGCGCAGGACCTGCAGGACGCGCTCAAGGCCGCGCCGCAGATGCTGCCCGACCTCGCGACCGTGTCGAACGCCCTGTCCGCAAACGATGGCGCCGACCTGACCGCGCTGCTGACCACGGCCGACCGCCTGTCGACCCGGTTCGCGGGGCGCCAGGAACAGCTGTCGGAACTGCTCGGCCGGCTGGACACGACGATGCGAGCCGTCGCGGTGGACGACGGGAAGCCGCTCGACGACGTCGTGCAGCGGGCACCCGGCACGCTGCAGGCCGCGCGAGCCGGTCTCCAGTCGCTGCAGGCCCCGCTCAAGGACCTGCACGCCGGAATGGCCCAGCTCGTGCCCGGGGCGCGTGCGCTCGGCCAGGCGACCCCCGATCTCCGGGGTGTGCTGCGGGAAGCGGTACCGCCGTTGGGGAAGGTGCCGGACGTCGGGAAACAGGCCGAGCCCGCGTTGACCGACTTGACCAAGACCGTCGACGACGCGCGGCCGCTGGCTCCCCGGCTGACGCAGACCTTCGGCAGCGCCGACCAGTTCCTGCGGGTGCTGGCGCCGTACGCCCCGGAAGTCAGCGGGTGGTTCACGAACTGGGCCGCCGCGCTCTCGCACGGCGACGCCAACGGCCACTTCCTGCGGCTGTACCTGCTGTTCAGCGAGGAGTCCGTGCTCGGACAGGGCGGTCTGCGGGACCCGCTGGTCGCCCGCAACCCCTATCCCGCACCGGGTCAGGCGGCCCACGACGCCCGGAAGATCCCAGGAGGCAACCGGTGA
- a CDS encoding MlaD family protein yields MKALRSRTRHRQPVSAFKLGIVVLVVTLLAGYALLEKDRVATALRPGDIVRVQFAQDYHLQPFVSQVKIAGVPVGVVSSVDRSGDGSALVELKVDDGVTGKLGAAPSAALRPTTILGGKYYVELVPGGGRTPFAGTIPVERTKTPVELQQLADALQPDAVKGIRSSTQNLDDTLRAGGKSAIEDLLADAPDTLDATTPVLQGLQGTDPRTDLPNLVHGFESTARVLTEQPGQLDSIVQNLQRVTSTLDHRRTDIATAIADLPRTLDNADDGLTHLGVTLGKLRDTADPARPVARELDAFLAHADPVLARTRPLLTDVRGLLTDAQPLVEQLVPTAQGTTKVFDDVRGPVLDRVNGPIMNMVLSPFKGTGIYAGGGSDQPFYKEVGYMFATMDRASSLTDPNGVAVGLQPGLGGGSIAGTPINFEQLMNTLAHLQGATPENRSGR; encoded by the coding sequence GTGAAGGCGCTTCGTTCCCGCACCCGGCACCGGCAGCCGGTGTCGGCGTTCAAGCTCGGCATCGTCGTGCTGGTGGTGACCTTGCTGGCCGGTTACGCGTTGCTCGAGAAGGACCGGGTCGCGACGGCGTTGCGGCCGGGCGACATCGTCCGCGTCCAGTTCGCCCAGGACTACCACCTGCAGCCGTTCGTCTCCCAGGTCAAGATCGCCGGGGTCCCGGTGGGCGTGGTGTCCTCGGTGGACCGCTCCGGTGACGGGTCGGCACTGGTCGAGCTGAAGGTGGACGACGGCGTCACGGGCAAGCTCGGTGCCGCACCGAGCGCCGCCCTGCGCCCGACCACCATCCTCGGCGGCAAGTACTACGTGGAGCTCGTCCCGGGCGGCGGCCGGACCCCGTTCGCCGGCACCATCCCGGTCGAGCGGACCAAGACCCCGGTGGAGCTGCAGCAGCTCGCGGACGCCCTGCAGCCGGACGCGGTGAAGGGCATCCGCTCCTCGACGCAGAATCTCGACGACACCCTCCGCGCCGGGGGGAAGTCCGCGATCGAGGACCTGCTCGCCGACGCGCCGGACACGCTCGACGCGACGACGCCGGTCCTGCAGGGCCTGCAGGGTACGGACCCGCGCACCGACCTGCCGAACCTGGTCCACGGGTTCGAGTCGACGGCGCGCGTGCTGACCGAGCAGCCGGGACAGCTCGACTCGATCGTGCAGAACCTGCAACGGGTCACCTCGACGCTCGACCACCGCCGCACCGACATCGCCACCGCGATCGCGGACCTGCCCCGGACCCTGGACAACGCGGACGACGGGCTGACCCACCTCGGCGTCACGCTCGGCAAGCTGCGGGACACCGCGGACCCCGCGCGTCCGGTGGCGCGTGAACTGGACGCGTTCCTGGCGCACGCCGATCCGGTGCTCGCCAGGACCCGGCCGCTGCTGACCGACGTGCGTGGCCTCCTCACCGACGCGCAGCCGCTGGTCGAGCAGCTCGTCCCCACCGCCCAGGGCACGACGAAGGTCTTCGACGACGTCCGCGGGCCGGTGCTGGACCGCGTCAACGGCCCGATCATGAACATGGTGCTCTCGCCCTTCAAGGGCACCGGGATCTACGCCGGCGGCGGCTCGGACCAGCCGTTCTACAAAGAGGTCGGCTACATGTTCGCGACCATGGACCGCGCGTCCTCGCTCACCGACCCGAACGGCGTGGCCGTGGGTCTCCAGCCGGGCCTCGGCGGCGGCAGCATCGCCGGCACCCCGATCAACTTCGAGCAGCTGATGAACACGCTCGCCCACCTGCAGGGCGCCACCCCGGAGAACAGGAGCGGCCGATGA